In Sulfurospirillum tamanense, the sequence TTGGGAATACTGACGCGCATAGGCATACGCTTCGTCGTAATTATCCCCATGCAAGATAACCTCCGCGCCCAAGTCTTTCGTCCCTGTAACTTTGAGCAACGGTGTGGCTTCAGGCATGACGATGATAGCCTTGATGCCAAAGGTTTTGGCACTATAAGCCACTCCTTGGGCGTGGTTGCCTGCACTTGCAGCGATGACACCCTTGGCGCGTTCTTCGTCGCTTAACGAGGCGATTTTGTTGTACGCCCCACGGAGTTTGTATGCGCCCGTAAGTTGGAGATTTTCTTTTTTAAGGTAAATTTCGGCCCCCACCATTTGGCTTAAAAGAGGAGCTTTTGAAAAGGGTGTTTTGTTGACAACGCCGCCAATTCGGCGTTTGGCTTGAATGATATGACTTAAGGGAATCATGGGTGAAAAATCCTTTGGTGTTCGATTTTGGTGCAACGGTCTTGGACGACGGTGAGGCCCATTTGGGAAGCTTTTTGGGCGGCACTGTCATTGGAAATGCCAAGTTGTAACCAAAGGCATTTTACCTCTTTGCGGTCTTTGATTTGCTCCACAAGAGCATCTGCAACTTCTGGTTTTCGGAACATATCGACCATATCGATAGGTATGTCGACTTCTGTGAGGCTTCGGTAGACTTTTTCACCCAAGATAACCTCTTCTTTGGGGTAGATAGGAATGATGCGAAACCCCTCTTTTTGCAAATAGGCCGCCACGCGATGAGAAGGCTTGGAGGTATCAGGTGAGAGCCCTACTA encodes:
- a CDS encoding CoA-binding protein; the protein is MPILHEPTTQTLRELFASIQTIAIVGLSPDTSKPSHRVAAYLQKEGFRIIPIYPKEEVILGEKVYRSLTEVDIPIDMVDMFRKPEVADALVEQIKDRKEVKCLWLQLGISNDSAAQKASQMGLTVVQDRCTKIEHQRIFHP